One window of the Asticcacaulis sp. SL142 genome contains the following:
- a CDS encoding TonB-dependent receptor, which yields MKNTRNYGVTKVVRPIKSTMMTASVLALALAAGAAMAQETAPAPAEDDVTEVVVTGFRGSLKSALNVKRNSAGTVDSILSEDVAKFPDSNLAESMQRIPGVTLSRGDGGEGRNISVRGLGPGYTRVRLNGMEGAAQTGSSDIYGAGNSGRSFDFNVFPSEIFSALSTRKTASADVEEGSLGATVDLRSPRPFDYREDQVLSFTAKGVYNEVSKSTDPRLSLLASKKFADGKFGILGTLTYQDRNIREVGYSAVDILPSNINGFNAVRRDAAGLPVTTPPLTEVQPFCTPIGWVSPTGGATISPDPSVHGAKGATATNCSTNNPRTGTIAAYNTIYNLRRADAAAVPGSGAFFPRIPRYVNSEQDAKRTGGSLTFQWRPDSDTEVSLDMLYSKYEVERRDNYIAMLSLARNIGNNGQPMVSVKDVEFDDNGSLVYGLFDGMDIRSEGLVDQFTSEFKQANLNFRRRFTERFEVSGMVGVSESVWDGPMRLQTFVDIIDADNVSIDFRGGGTTPVLDFGVDVSDPANFLYAPGGSDGTVTGGFSVQGKPANNTTKITTINLDTKYELNADVTFKVGAQYRENDFNAYNLNLIPSQVAVKALPAGVTLASITTQITGVDELWGGGAPSSWLAVDSAKWRDVFDFDSFQYCGVECGAGKSQIKETVKSVYFMTEFNTDSLLPIPVRGDVGIRTVFTDQFAVGHIPVPVPGGLPYPTRGLRNEVERSYSYTLPSANVVFEITPDLLARFSAAKVMSRPELGALTPSSGVTFTTRTGTINNPFLDPIRATTFDAALEWYFRPGALVSVAYFYKDIKTFVQRVNELVPYNELGLPEELLVGNASGAVATDLFNVARFTNTEGGPLKGYELNAQFELDFLPGPFANIGVLGNYTNISSEITYILSPTVTTTNDLTGLSRESASGTIYYEDDKFSVRATGSYRGNYIRGIPASAGSDLQGNDDTFYVDASASYAVSDRLKISLEAQNLTDEQNRLFIDSTREDTLFETRIGRTVTFGMTYKY from the coding sequence ATGAAAAACACCCGTAATTACGGCGTGACCAAGGTCGTGCGCCCAATCAAATCCACCATGATGACGGCCTCGGTTCTGGCCTTGGCACTGGCCGCCGGTGCGGCTATGGCACAGGAAACCGCTCCGGCCCCCGCCGAAGACGACGTGACCGAAGTGGTCGTGACCGGCTTTCGCGGCAGCTTGAAAAGCGCCCTGAACGTCAAAAGAAATAGCGCCGGCACGGTCGATTCGATCCTGTCCGAAGATGTCGCCAAATTCCCGGATTCCAACCTGGCCGAATCGATGCAGCGCATCCCCGGCGTCACCCTGTCGCGCGGCGACGGCGGCGAAGGCCGTAACATTTCCGTGCGCGGCTTAGGCCCTGGCTACACCCGTGTCCGCCTGAACGGCATGGAAGGGGCGGCGCAAACCGGATCGTCGGACATTTACGGCGCGGGTAACTCCGGCCGCAGCTTTGACTTCAACGTCTTCCCGTCGGAAATCTTCTCGGCCTTGTCGACGCGTAAAACGGCCTCTGCCGATGTCGAAGAAGGCTCATTGGGTGCCACGGTTGACCTGCGCTCACCGCGTCCGTTCGATTATCGCGAAGATCAGGTCTTAAGCTTCACGGCTAAGGGCGTGTATAACGAGGTGAGCAAATCCACCGATCCGCGCCTGTCGCTGCTGGCCTCCAAGAAATTCGCCGATGGCAAGTTCGGTATTCTGGGCACCCTGACCTATCAGGATCGCAACATCCGCGAAGTCGGTTATTCTGCGGTTGATATCCTGCCGTCCAACATCAATGGCTTTAATGCCGTTCGTCGCGATGCCGCAGGCCTTCCGGTTACGACACCTCCGTTGACCGAAGTGCAGCCGTTCTGTACGCCTATCGGCTGGGTATCACCGACCGGGGGAGCCACCATCAGCCCTGATCCATCGGTTCACGGGGCCAAGGGGGCCACGGCCACCAACTGCTCGACCAACAATCCGCGCACCGGCACAATTGCCGCCTATAATACCATCTATAATCTGCGCCGCGCAGATGCCGCCGCCGTTCCGGGTTCAGGCGCCTTCTTCCCGCGCATCCCGCGTTATGTGAACTCTGAGCAGGACGCCAAGCGCACCGGCGGCAGCCTGACCTTCCAATGGCGCCCGGACAGCGACACCGAAGTTTCGCTCGATATGCTCTATTCCAAGTACGAAGTTGAGCGCCGCGACAACTATATCGCCATGCTGTCCCTGGCCCGAAATATCGGCAATAACGGCCAGCCGATGGTCTCGGTCAAGGATGTCGAATTCGACGACAATGGCTCACTGGTCTACGGCCTGTTTGACGGCATGGATATCCGCTCCGAAGGGCTGGTCGATCAGTTCACGTCCGAGTTCAAGCAAGCCAACCTGAACTTCCGCCGCCGCTTCACCGAACGCTTTGAAGTGTCCGGTATGGTTGGCGTATCAGAGTCGGTGTGGGACGGCCCGATGCGCCTGCAAACCTTTGTTGACATCATCGATGCCGACAATGTGTCGATCGATTTCCGGGGCGGCGGCACGACGCCGGTGCTTGATTTTGGCGTCGATGTCTCTGATCCGGCTAACTTCCTTTATGCTCCGGGTGGGTCTGACGGCACGGTTACCGGCGGCTTCTCGGTTCAGGGTAAGCCCGCCAATAACACAACCAAGATCACCACCATCAACCTCGACACCAAGTATGAGTTGAATGCCGACGTCACGTTCAAGGTCGGCGCGCAGTACCGCGAAAACGATTTCAACGCCTATAACCTGAACCTGATCCCAAGCCAGGTTGCGGTCAAAGCCCTGCCCGCCGGTGTAACCCTGGCCAGCATCACCACGCAGATCACGGGCGTAGATGAACTGTGGGGCGGCGGCGCACCGTCAAGCTGGCTGGCGGTTGACTCTGCCAAGTGGCGCGATGTCTTTGATTTCGACAGCTTCCAGTACTGCGGGGTCGAATGTGGCGCCGGAAAGTCGCAGATCAAGGAAACGGTCAAGAGCGTCTATTTCATGACCGAATTCAATACCGACAGCCTGCTGCCGATACCTGTACGCGGCGATGTCGGTATCCGTACCGTCTTCACCGATCAGTTCGCGGTCGGTCATATTCCGGTGCCCGTACCTGGCGGTCTGCCATATCCGACCCGTGGCCTGCGTAACGAGGTCGAGCGTAGCTACAGCTACACCTTGCCGTCCGCCAACGTCGTGTTTGAGATAACGCCGGACCTTCTGGCCCGCTTCTCAGCCGCCAAGGTCATGTCCCGTCCGGAACTGGGCGCACTTACCCCCTCCAGCGGCGTGACCTTCACGACCCGCACCGGCACGATCAATAATCCGTTCCTGGATCCGATCCGCGCCACCACCTTTGATGCGGCTCTGGAGTGGTATTTCCGCCCGGGAGCTCTGGTATCTGTCGCCTATTTTTACAAAGATATCAAGACCTTCGTTCAACGCGTCAATGAACTGGTGCCTTATAATGAGCTTGGCCTGCCCGAAGAATTACTGGTTGGCAATGCCAGTGGTGCCGTGGCCACCGACCTGTTTAACGTCGCCCGCTTCACCAACACCGAGGGCGGCCCGCTCAAAGGCTATGAGTTGAACGCCCAGTTTGAACTCGACTTCCTGCCCGGCCCGTTTGCCAATATCGGGGTGTTGGGTAACTACACCAATATCAGCTCTGAGATCACCTATATCCTGTCTCCGACCGTCACCACGACCAACGACCTGACCGGCCTGTCGCGGGAATCAGCTTCGGGGACCATCTACTACGAAGATGATAAGTTCAGCGTCCGGGCCACCGGTTCCTATCGCGGCAACTACATCCGCGGCATCCCGGCCTCGGCGGGCAGCGATCTGCAAGGCAATGACGATACCTTCTATGTCGACGCCTCGGCCTCCTACGCCGTCAGCGACCGCCTGAAGATCTCGCTCGAAGCCCAGAACCTGACCGATGAGCAGAACCGCCTGTTTATCGACTCGACCCGTGAGGACACCCTGTTTGAGACGCGTATTGGCCGCACGGTCACCTTTGGCATGACCTACAAGTATTAG
- a CDS encoding alpha/beta fold hydrolase, translating to MLRRTFFGGSIAAGVAVSMATVARAQVPAFPVSFKTQEITTNGTTLHVRTGGKGPAVILLHGYGETGDMWAPLAADLQRDHTVIVPDLRGMGLSARADGGYDKKTQGIDIAGVMDALKVKKADLVTHDIGNMVGFALAAQYPERITRFVLIDAPVPGVGPWEEILKNPLLWHFRFGGPDMERLVAGRERIYLDRFWNEFSADPSKFTEASRQHYAALYAQPGAMHAGFAQFAAFDQDAVDNRAFLTKGKLTMPILAVGGEKSFGNGMATVMEFAGSRVTGAVVPASGHWIMEENPAATVKIVRTFLDTTL from the coding sequence ATGCTCAGACGAACCTTCTTCGGCGGCAGTATTGCCGCTGGCGTGGCCGTATCCATGGCGACCGTGGCACGGGCTCAGGTTCCTGCGTTTCCGGTCAGTTTCAAAACACAGGAAATCACCACCAACGGCACAACGCTTCATGTCCGCACTGGCGGTAAGGGCCCGGCGGTCATCCTGCTGCATGGCTACGGCGAAACCGGTGACATGTGGGCGCCGTTAGCGGCGGATTTACAGCGCGACCATACCGTCATCGTGCCTGACCTGCGCGGCATGGGCCTCTCAGCCCGAGCCGATGGCGGCTACGATAAAAAGACGCAAGGCATTGACATCGCCGGTGTCATGGATGCGCTCAAGGTCAAGAAAGCCGACCTCGTGACCCATGACATAGGCAATATGGTAGGTTTTGCCCTGGCCGCCCAGTATCCGGAGCGGATCACACGCTTTGTCCTGATTGACGCACCGGTGCCTGGAGTCGGGCCGTGGGAGGAGATTCTTAAAAACCCGCTGCTGTGGCACTTCCGGTTCGGCGGCCCGGATATGGAACGGCTGGTGGCCGGGCGTGAGCGTATTTATCTCGACCGGTTCTGGAACGAGTTCTCCGCTGATCCGTCAAAATTCACTGAAGCCTCGCGCCAGCATTACGCCGCCCTCTATGCGCAACCGGGCGCCATGCATGCGGGCTTTGCCCAGTTTGCCGCCTTTGATCAGGATGCGGTCGATAACCGCGCCTTTCTGACCAAGGGCAAACTCACCATGCCGATACTGGCGGTCGGCGGTGAAAAATCCTTCGGAAACGGCATGGCTACGGTCATGGAATTCGCGGGCAGCCGTGTCACCGGCGCGGTCGTACCCGCATCAGGCCACTGGATCATGGAAGAAAATCCCGCTGCTACGGTAAAGATTGTGCGCACCTTCCTGGACACAACGCTATGA
- a CDS encoding cupin domain-containing protein, with the protein MKALTLWPLALFILIAAPVTAQTPATQPGHARLTPGDIAALSKTSAGVGTSGMAGIETTILYGDPTQAGLYTIKLQVPPHTRIAAHSHRDNRSAIVISGEWYFGYGPLTEDIKVKKLTAGSFYTEPVGEPHFAITHEQPAIVYITGTGPTDTAYVDANKDPRK; encoded by the coding sequence ATGAAAGCACTCACCTTATGGCCACTCGCCCTATTCATTCTGATAGCCGCCCCGGTTACGGCCCAGACGCCCGCTACCCAACCGGGGCATGCTCGCCTGACGCCCGGTGATATCGCGGCTCTATCGAAAACCAGTGCCGGTGTCGGCACATCCGGCATGGCCGGAATCGAAACCACGATACTGTATGGCGATCCAACCCAAGCGGGTCTCTATACAATTAAACTTCAGGTGCCACCTCATACGCGCATTGCCGCCCACAGCCACCGTGACAATCGCTCAGCCATCGTGATCAGCGGGGAGTGGTATTTTGGTTATGGCCCCCTGACCGAAGACATCAAGGTCAAAAAATTGACGGCTGGTAGCTTTTACACGGAACCTGTCGGTGAGCCCCATTTTGCCATCACTCACGAACAGCCGGCGATCGTCTATATTACGGGCACAGGGCCGACCGACACGGCCTATGTCGATGCCAACAAAGACCCGCGCAAATAG
- a CDS encoding glycoside hydrolase family 43 protein gives MKSAISYLGLVISAAGLLSGCSNPGLRSLALTQNSHEAVFDWFEYSGSDDLFDEPLAETHFQNPILAGYFPDPSVVRVGSDYYLVNSTFGFYPGIPVFHSRDLISWSQIGNALDRPDMMPFDKLHLGNNGIYAPTIRHQGDTFYIITTCVGCGGNFIITTKDPAGPWSNPIWLPHIDGIDPSLFFDDDGKVYIVHHRDPLNKRYPAHTALWLMEVDPVTFAPRSEDIMLVDGGEKAPWNTDYIEGPHLYKVDGRYYLSAAGGGTGYTHQQLAYRSDTPFGPYTPNPNNPILTQHGLPDGRPDPVTATGHADMFQDEKGQWWAVFLGTRVYDLATAPQDPGNFQTGRETFLLPVSWVDGWPIILEKGKALPYRPERPNLTQGRRPNIPTTGNFTVRDEFDAKVLAPQWLFIRTPRSQWWATGNGKLKINPRTDQLGSGGQPSFVGRRLQHMKATLTTKVVFLPAEADDEAGLMAVQNDEFFYTFTLGRNTEGGPVLRVRKRQGGNDPQTGVVLAEHAINAPPGTPVYLRLDIDKAQIDFKYSFNNRVYIPVLENADAKVIGTALAGGFTGAVIGMYAQGGRP, from the coding sequence ATGAAATCAGCCATCAGTTATTTAGGGCTTGTTATCAGTGCCGCCGGACTTTTATCCGGATGCAGCAATCCCGGTCTTAGAAGCCTCGCTTTGACTCAGAATTCTCATGAGGCGGTCTTCGACTGGTTCGAGTATTCCGGATCTGACGACCTCTTTGATGAGCCTCTTGCAGAGACACACTTTCAGAACCCCATCCTCGCGGGCTATTTCCCTGACCCCAGCGTCGTTCGTGTAGGTAGTGACTATTATCTGGTTAATTCCACTTTCGGTTTTTATCCCGGCATTCCAGTCTTCCACAGCCGTGATCTGATTAGCTGGTCGCAGATCGGTAACGCGCTGGACCGTCCGGATATGATGCCTTTCGACAAGCTCCATCTGGGTAATAACGGCATTTACGCGCCGACGATCCGGCATCAGGGCGATACCTTTTACATTATCACGACCTGCGTCGGTTGCGGCGGCAATTTCATTATAACCACTAAGGATCCGGCGGGGCCGTGGTCAAACCCGATTTGGTTGCCGCACATCGATGGAATCGATCCTTCGCTTTTCTTCGACGACGACGGCAAGGTTTACATTGTTCATCATCGCGATCCTTTAAACAAACGCTACCCCGCACACACCGCCCTGTGGCTCATGGAGGTCGATCCGGTCACGTTCGCGCCGCGATCCGAAGACATTATGCTTGTCGATGGCGGTGAAAAAGCCCCATGGAATACCGATTATATCGAAGGCCCCCATCTCTATAAAGTTGATGGCCGATATTATTTGTCGGCGGCAGGGGGCGGCACCGGATACACGCACCAGCAACTGGCCTACAGATCTGATACCCCTTTCGGGCCATACACTCCAAACCCAAACAATCCTATCCTTACTCAGCATGGTTTGCCTGACGGCCGCCCCGATCCGGTCACCGCAACCGGACACGCGGATATGTTTCAGGATGAAAAAGGGCAATGGTGGGCCGTTTTTTTGGGGACGCGGGTCTATGATCTGGCGACTGCGCCCCAGGACCCTGGTAACTTCCAGACGGGGCGTGAGACTTTCCTTCTTCCAGTCTCGTGGGTTGATGGTTGGCCGATCATTCTCGAAAAGGGCAAAGCTCTTCCCTATAGACCTGAGCGCCCAAATCTGACCCAGGGGCGGCGCCCGAATATTCCGACAACGGGCAACTTTACCGTAAGGGACGAGTTCGATGCCAAGGTGCTCGCCCCACAATGGTTATTTATTCGAACGCCTCGCAGTCAGTGGTGGGCAACTGGCAACGGCAAGCTGAAGATTAACCCAAGAACTGATCAACTGGGTAGCGGGGGGCAGCCCTCATTTGTAGGCCGTCGACTCCAGCATATGAAGGCCACCCTGACAACTAAGGTGGTATTTTTACCAGCAGAAGCCGACGACGAAGCCGGGTTAATGGCAGTTCAAAACGATGAGTTCTTCTACACCTTCACCCTTGGCCGGAATACTGAGGGTGGTCCCGTTCTGCGGGTGAGGAAGCGACAAGGTGGGAATGATCCGCAAACCGGTGTGGTTCTTGCCGAACATGCGATCAACGCGCCACCAGGGACACCAGTTTATCTAAGATTAGACATCGATAAGGCGCAGATTGATTTCAAGTATAGCTTTAATAACCGCGTCTATATTCCCGTTCTGGAAAACGCAGATGCAAAGGTTATTGGTACAGCTTTAGCCGGTGGCTTCACCGGCGCAGTCATTGGCATGTATGCGCAAGGGGGGAGGCCATGA
- a CDS encoding zinc-binding alcohol dehydrogenase family protein gives MKTVICEAPQSLGVGERSKPQHSEGQVLIRIRRVGLCGTDYHIFAGDQPFLAYPRVMGHELAGTVAATDPDSPFREGDLVTVNPYLPCGRCIACRKGKPNCCVDIQVLGVHIDGGMTEYLSVPKDAVISVSDLTLDQAAMVEFLAIGAHAVRRGDTQIGDRALIVGAGPIGVATALFVAMSGAEVTLTDTSEERLNHARNKVGIPHTAVVDDRLEDYFRQRTHGEFFDVVFDCTGSAKAIEKGFGYVAHGGRYVLVSVVKNDISFSDPEFHKREMQLIGSRNATNEDFLRVINAISEGLIPTDALKTHSFALFDLPQVIPDLIANQGSVLKAIAEL, from the coding sequence ATGAAAACGGTTATATGTGAAGCCCCGCAGTCTCTAGGTGTTGGTGAGCGCTCAAAACCACAACACAGCGAGGGACAGGTGCTCATCCGCATTCGCCGGGTAGGTTTATGTGGCACAGATTACCACATATTTGCTGGCGACCAACCATTTCTGGCCTATCCCCGTGTCATGGGTCATGAGCTGGCCGGCACCGTGGCCGCTACCGATCCGGACTCTCCTTTTCGGGAAGGCGATCTGGTCACGGTCAATCCGTACCTGCCCTGCGGCCGCTGCATCGCCTGTCGCAAGGGCAAGCCAAACTGCTGCGTAGATATACAGGTTCTTGGTGTGCATATTGATGGCGGCATGACTGAATATCTGTCAGTGCCTAAAGACGCCGTCATTTCCGTTAGCGATCTCACCCTTGATCAGGCCGCTATGGTCGAATTTCTGGCGATCGGCGCTCACGCGGTTCGGCGCGGAGACACACAGATAGGTGATCGGGCCCTAATTGTCGGGGCCGGGCCGATTGGTGTTGCCACGGCTCTGTTCGTGGCCATGTCCGGAGCAGAGGTCACCCTTACGGATACGAGCGAGGAACGCCTGAATCACGCCCGCAACAAGGTCGGTATACCCCATACGGCCGTTGTTGACGACCGTCTTGAAGATTACTTCAGACAGCGCACCCATGGCGAATTTTTTGATGTCGTATTTGATTGTACCGGCAGCGCTAAGGCTATTGAAAAGGGCTTCGGCTATGTGGCCCACGGCGGCCGATATGTCCTGGTCAGCGTGGTTAAAAACGACATCAGCTTTTCCGACCCCGAATTCCATAAGCGCGAGATGCAGCTTATAGGTAGTCGCAACGCGACCAATGAAGACTTCTTGCGGGTTATTAATGCGATTAGTGAAGGCCTTATCCCAACCGATGCCTTAAAAACCCACAGCTTTGCCCTGTTTGACCTCCCACAGGTTATTCCGGATCTCATTGCCAATCAGGGATCCGTACTTAAGGCCATTGCGGAACTTTAA
- a CDS encoding tryptophan halogenase family protein, with amino-acid sequence MHTRPVKKVIVVGGGTAGWMAAAALSTKLAPGRVSVTVVESSEIGIVGVGEATIPPILQFNALLGLDEETVIRRTQATYKLGIEFVNWGQIGDSYFHPFGKTGSDIGGVHFHHHWLRTRRGNLEDYSMCTQAAHAVKFARPVDDARNVLSRMSYALHFDASLYAQLLKDVAVEAGATHIDGRITAVQQDSDSGFVQSLSLEDGRQIEGDLFIDCSGFRGLLIEQALKTGYTDWSHWLPMNRAVAVPSASAGPLLPYTRSTASRSGWFWRIPLQHRTGNGHVYCSDFISDDEAQVEVLKQLDGVALAEPRRLKFQTGRRKLCWHKNVVALGLASGFIEPLESTSIHLIQRGIATLMSLFPAAGFNRDETDLYNHLMATEIEAVRDFVILHYKQTQRQDSDFWRYVSAMEVPDTLRARMAVFANSGRLIIEKGELFNETSWVAVMLGQGLYPKTYDPQADLIDADDIKATLDRMKSVIRNGVVTLPGHYEFIKGLKPSA; translated from the coding sequence TTGCACACGCGACCTGTAAAGAAGGTGATCGTGGTTGGTGGCGGCACGGCCGGCTGGATGGCCGCGGCTGCCTTATCGACCAAGCTCGCGCCAGGGAGGGTTTCGGTAACGGTGGTCGAGTCCTCAGAGATCGGCATTGTCGGCGTGGGCGAAGCCACTATCCCGCCGATACTCCAGTTCAATGCGCTGCTGGGGCTGGATGAAGAGACCGTAATCCGCAGAACTCAAGCGACCTATAAGCTCGGCATTGAGTTTGTAAACTGGGGCCAGATCGGGGACAGCTATTTTCACCCCTTTGGGAAAACGGGCTCTGACATCGGCGGCGTCCACTTTCACCATCACTGGCTGCGTACTCGTCGCGGTAACCTCGAAGACTATTCAATGTGCACCCAGGCGGCGCACGCGGTTAAGTTTGCCCGCCCGGTTGATGATGCGCGCAATGTCCTGTCACGGATGTCCTATGCTCTGCATTTCGACGCCAGCCTCTATGCCCAACTGCTCAAAGACGTAGCGGTTGAAGCCGGGGCAACCCATATTGATGGCCGCATCACCGCCGTCCAACAGGACAGTGATAGCGGTTTTGTGCAGTCCTTAAGCCTTGAGGATGGCCGTCAGATCGAAGGTGATCTGTTCATCGACTGCTCAGGCTTTCGCGGGTTGTTGATCGAGCAGGCCTTAAAAACGGGCTACACCGACTGGTCGCACTGGCTGCCCATGAACCGTGCCGTGGCGGTGCCATCTGCCTCAGCGGGGCCGCTTTTGCCCTATACCCGATCAACCGCCAGCCGCAGCGGCTGGTTCTGGCGTATCCCGCTGCAACACCGAACCGGCAATGGCCATGTCTATTGCAGCGATTTTATCTCCGATGATGAGGCGCAAGTTGAGGTGCTGAAGCAACTGGACGGTGTGGCACTGGCTGAACCGCGCCGGCTGAAGTTTCAAACCGGCCGACGCAAGCTGTGCTGGCATAAGAATGTGGTGGCGCTGGGGCTGGCATCAGGGTTTATCGAACCGCTTGAATCGACCAGTATTCATTTGATTCAGCGCGGTATCGCCACGCTCATGTCCCTGTTTCCAGCGGCAGGTTTTAACCGGGATGAAACCGATCTTTACAACCATCTCATGGCAACGGAGATCGAGGCGGTCAGGGACTTTGTGATTTTGCACTATAAGCAAACCCAAAGGCAGGACAGTGACTTCTGGCGCTATGTGTCGGCGATGGAGGTGCCCGATACGCTTAGGGCGCGCATGGCGGTATTCGCCAATTCGGGCCGCCTGATTATTGAAAAGGGCGAGTTGTTTAATGAGACGAGCTGGGTGGCGGTCATGCTGGGGCAGGGGCTATACCCCAAGACCTACGACCCGCAGGCTGATCTGATCGACGCGGATGACATCAAGGCCACGCTCGACCGGATGAAATCGGTCATCCGCAATGGCGTGGTCACCTTGCCAGGGCACTATGAGTTTATCAAAGGCTTGAAACCGTCGGCGTGA